CATGTCGAAACCCATCATCACGGCGATGACGATCATGGACATGCACATCGGCACGAACATCTGAAAATCACGACCTGAACCGGGCTTCTCCGAATTGTTTTAAAAATCCCGGCACAAGCCCGGCGACAATTTTATTTATCCGGGTTCGAATTCTTACCCACCAGAATGAGAACAAACTTGCAACATCCATTTTTTTGTGCGAGTGTTCACATTATGTTCTCAATGCGTTTGCCGGAAAATGGTTGGCGTGATGTCAGTTATCCGGCGGGGCACCTAGCGGTGGCGTTCCGCATTTAGGACCGGGGAACCGCCTGCGTTGCATCCTACCCGGCCCTGTGGAATAAGAGAGTTCGAAAAATGATTCAGACCGCGCTGCATTTGGTGGATAAAGATACGATGGATAAGCAGAAGGCACTCGAAGCCGCCCTTGGGCAGATCGAACGCGCATTTGGCAAGGGCTCGATCATGAAGCTCGGCCAGCGCGATAGTGCGGTGGATATTTCAGCCATTTCGACCGGGTCGCTTGGGCTTGATATCGGGCTCGGGATTGGCGGCCTGCCGCGTGGCCGTATCGTCGAAATTTACGGGCCGGAAAGCTCGGGTAAAACCACACTGGCTTTGCACACCATTGCGGAGGCCCAGAAACTTGGCGGGACCTGTGCCTTTGTCGATGCCGAACATGCGCTTGATCCGGGTTATGCCCGCAAGCTCGGGGTGAATACCGACGAACTCCTGATTTCGCAGCCTGATGCGGGTGAACAGGCGCTTGAAATCGCCGATACGCTGGTGCGTTCCGGTGCGATTGATGTGCTGGTCGTCGATTCGGTTGCCGCCCTTGTGCCACGTGCCGAACTTGAAGGCGAAATGGGTGACACCCACGTCGGCCTGCAGGCCCGCCTGATGAGCCAGGCATTGCGTAAACTGACCAGCTCGGTCTCGCGTTCGAACTGCATGGTCATCTTCATCAACCAGATCCGTATGAAGATCGGTGTGATGTTTGGCAGCCCGGAAACGACCACGGGTGGTAATGCGCTTAAATTCTATGCGTCTGTTCGTCTTGATATTCGCCGGATCGGTCAGATCAAGGACCGTGACGAAGTCGTTGGCAACCAGACCCGTGTGAAGGTCGTCAAAAACAAGATGGCTCCGCCGTTCAAGCAGGTCGAATTCGACATCATGTATGGCGAAGGCATTTCCAAGATGGGTGAAATCCTTGATCTTGGTGTCAAGGCGGGCATCGTTGAAAAATCCGGTTCCTGGTTCTCGTATAATTCGACCCGTATCGGTCAGGGCCGCGAGAATGCCAAAACCTTCCTGCGTGAAAATCAGGAAATGACCGCCGAAATCGAACGCAGCATCCGCGAAAGTGCAGGTCTGATCGCCGAGGCGATGACCAGCATGAGCGAAGATGAACCGTCAAACGATGACGACGCGTAATTAAAAGCGGACTGAATAATCAAACGGGCGCTTTGGGCGCCCGTTTTTGTGTCTGATCCGTTTTGTTGGCAGCGTGTGTAACGCAGGCCAACATGGATTTCGCGATATGGGGCGAAGCGGGAGTCAGGGTTGCTGTGCTTCCTGTTGCCATTGGCTGGGCGTTTTGCCCGTTATCCTTAAGAACTCCCGATTGAAATTCGACTTGGTGTTAAAGCCGCTTGTCAACATGGTCGTTGTGACAGTCTCGCCCTTGACCAGTTCGCGGCAAGCATGTTCAATTCGGTATTTGTTGATGAAGCGCGAGACATTTTCACCGGTCGTGGCGTTGATCGCGTTCGAAATCTGTTTCAGCGGGACGCCCATACGTCGGGATATGCGTGCAAGCGTCAGATCCGGGTCAAGATAAAGCTGTTCGCGTATCTGCAAATCTTCAAGCTGGGCCATTATGGTCCGATGTTCCGGGGTGCTGGGTGTTGTCCGCACGTGATCGGAAGGCTGATTTTGTTCCCCTGATTGGACATCCGCATCAACATCAATTGCAATGTCGGGCGACAGAGACAGAAAGCCGATGGTCAAGAGTGCCAGGGATGATGTGATGCTCAGGATCAGGCCGACAATCTGATCGTTTCCATCGATCTTGGCGACGATGATCAGCATGTCGCTGATGGCCGACGCGATCAGGGCGAAGGCGATGAAGCGCCAAACCAGTGCCGGGATATGGCCCGCAGTCAGAGGCATATGGGCAAAATCACCGCCCTGACGATGAAGCATCACCAGAATTGCCGCCCCGTATCCGACAAAAAGGCTGCAAAGCACAACATCAATGATCGCCGGTAAAACAAACACGCATAGGGCGACGATCGCTGGTACCGAGAAATGCACCCAATCCCGTATTTGCAGGCGCGCACGAAGACTT
The Thalassospira xiamenensis M-5 = DSM 17429 DNA segment above includes these coding regions:
- the recA gene encoding recombinase RecA; protein product: MIQTALHLVDKDTMDKQKALEAALGQIERAFGKGSIMKLGQRDSAVDISAISTGSLGLDIGLGIGGLPRGRIVEIYGPESSGKTTLALHTIAEAQKLGGTCAFVDAEHALDPGYARKLGVNTDELLISQPDAGEQALEIADTLVRSGAIDVLVVDSVAALVPRAELEGEMGDTHVGLQARLMSQALRKLTSSVSRSNCMVIFINQIRMKIGVMFGSPETTTGGNALKFYASVRLDIRRIGQIKDRDEVVGNQTRVKVVKNKMAPPFKQVEFDIMYGEGISKMGEILDLGVKAGIVEKSGSWFSYNSTRIGQGRENAKTFLRENQEMTAEIERSIRESAGLIAEAMTSMSEDEPSNDDDA
- a CDS encoding helix-turn-helix domain-containing protein; amino-acid sequence: MLMALLLAAAGQSILVGIVQYYGFASLRWLQPITASIIPALAWMAFLEASLRARLQIRDWVHFSVPAIVALCVFVLPAIIDVVLCSLFVGYGAAILVMLHRQGGDFAHMPLTAGHIPALVWRFIAFALIASAISDMLIIVAKIDGNDQIVGLILSITSSLALLTIGFLSLSPDIAIDVDADVQSGEQNQPSDHVRTTPSTPEHRTIMAQLEDLQIREQLYLDPDLTLARISRRMGVPLKQISNAINATTGENVSRFINKYRIEHACRELVKGETVTTTMLTSGFNTKSNFNREFLRITGKTPSQWQQEAQQP